One window from the genome of Haladaptatus paucihalophilus DX253 encodes:
- a CDS encoding amphi-Trp domain-containing protein yields MPEEVLFETEETQSRSDIADYLRTVADKLDGGEAITLTAGGQSVTLDPPSRPSFEVKAERESSASGRNELSVEFELEWKEGQDDTDGTLEIE; encoded by the coding sequence ATGCCAGAAGAAGTTCTGTTCGAAACCGAGGAAACACAGAGCCGCAGCGACATCGCCGACTATCTCCGAACCGTCGCGGACAAACTCGACGGCGGGGAAGCCATAACGTTGACTGCAGGCGGTCAATCGGTGACGCTCGACCCGCCGAGCCGCCCGTCGTTCGAAGTGAAGGCCGAACGGGAGAGTTCGGCCTCCGGACGAAACGAACTCAGCGTCGAGTTCGAACTCGAATGGAAGGAAGGGCAAGACGACACGGACGGCACGCTCGAAATCGAGTGA
- a CDS encoding PadR family transcriptional regulator, with translation MHELTGFQRDILYVIAGHGEPHGLAIQEDLEEYYETEVHHGRLYPNLDTLVEDGLVEKGKRDKRTNYYALTERGREHIEARRKWEARFID, from the coding sequence ATGCACGAGTTGACGGGATTTCAGCGGGACATACTGTACGTAATCGCCGGACACGGCGAACCGCACGGGCTTGCGATTCAGGAGGACCTCGAAGAGTACTACGAGACGGAGGTACACCACGGACGTCTCTACCCGAACCTCGACACGCTCGTCGAGGACGGACTCGTCGAGAAAGGGAAACGGGACAAGCGAACGAACTACTACGCCCTGACCGAGCGCGGCCGGGAACACATCGAAGCGCGCCGCAAGTGGGAAGCGCGGTTCATCGACTAA
- a CDS encoding AI-2E family transporter, with the protein MVSGWNIDKSRAAWWAGGGMLGLAALFVIYSFIGTFVFGLFLYYATRPVYRRLQRRIRPRSLAAAVALLVLALPAILLVAYTLIIAFHELTTVARTANLGALPQPVQQYGDISRLAQNPEQLLENADNTKLIEQAFGSTYKYLAFVGNAALHLFVMIAIAFYLLRDDHKLSRWFHRTFADTGGVLEAYVHRVDSDFNSIFFGNILNAFMTGTIGAISYNLLDMAAPPGIGIPYPTVVGLLTGVASLIPVVGMKLVYFPVTGVIGAEALMARDPGLLWFPAVFALVSFVIVDTIPDLVLRPYVSGRNLHVGMVMLAYIFGPLLFGWYGIFLGPMILVLVVHFVKIVLPELITGSPIQPWAVDPTYLRDGEEFPEPPHDSAESKETDSPTDPDSSVAADGMAVQPPTPGESDDADW; encoded by the coding sequence ATGGTCTCCGGATGGAACATTGACAAATCCCGTGCGGCGTGGTGGGCCGGTGGTGGGATGCTCGGCCTCGCGGCGCTGTTCGTCATTTACTCGTTCATCGGGACGTTTGTCTTCGGTCTGTTTCTCTACTACGCGACGCGGCCGGTGTATCGGCGGCTCCAGCGACGGATTCGCCCGCGGAGCCTCGCCGCCGCTGTCGCGTTACTCGTGCTCGCTCTCCCCGCGATTTTGCTCGTCGCGTACACCCTCATCATCGCGTTTCACGAACTGACGACGGTCGCGCGGACGGCCAATCTCGGCGCGCTTCCCCAACCGGTACAGCAGTACGGGGACATCTCCAGGCTCGCCCAGAATCCCGAACAACTCCTCGAAAACGCGGACAACACGAAGCTCATCGAGCAGGCGTTCGGTTCGACGTACAAATACCTCGCCTTCGTCGGGAACGCCGCCCTGCATCTGTTCGTGATGATCGCCATCGCGTTCTACCTGCTTCGTGACGACCACAAACTCTCGCGGTGGTTCCATCGGACCTTCGCGGACACCGGCGGCGTCCTCGAAGCGTACGTCCACCGCGTCGATTCTGACTTCAACAGCATCTTCTTCGGCAACATCCTCAACGCCTTCATGACGGGGACCATCGGGGCTATCTCCTACAACCTCCTCGATATGGCGGCCCCACCCGGAATAGGAATTCCGTACCCGACCGTCGTCGGGTTGTTGACGGGCGTCGCCAGCCTGATTCCGGTCGTCGGGATGAAACTCGTCTACTTCCCGGTGACCGGCGTCATCGGCGCGGAGGCGTTGATGGCCCGCGACCCAGGCCTTCTCTGGTTCCCGGCCGTGTTCGCGCTCGTCTCGTTCGTCATCGTGGACACCATCCCTGACCTCGTGTTGCGACCGTACGTTTCGGGGCGTAACTTGCACGTGGGGATGGTGATGCTCGCGTACATCTTCGGTCCGCTGCTGTTCGGGTGGTACGGCATCTTCCTCGGACCGATGATACTCGTGCTCGTCGTCCACTTCGTGAAAATCGTCCTCCCGGAACTCATCACCGGAAGCCCCATTCAGCCGTGGGCGGTGGACCCGACGTATCTCCGTGACGGGGAGGAGTTTCCGGAACCGCCGCACGATTCCGCGGAATCGAAAGAAACGGATTCACCGACGGACCCCGACTCGTCAGTGGCCGCCGACGGGATGGCCGTCCAACCGCCGACACCAGGCGAGAGCGACGACGCCGACTGGTAG
- a CDS encoding MgtC/SapB family protein, translated as MSGFETLVASATLDSDVVRIALAGALGLFLGLEREWSQKSAGIRTFTLISLLGAAFTIINKDVLLALGGLLVIVQGILLAVQGLMDDDEDTGLSLTTSVSMLVTFGVGVLVAEGYILVGVTVAVVSSLLLVLKRELHSFAWGMSREELRSAAEFAILAFVIYPLLPPGEVGFGGVTLSPRLIWLMVVTVAGIGIANYAVVETYGGRGIAVTGFFGGLASSTAVVGTMLDHVRQRPEAATYGVAAILLADAAMALRNLVIALAFTLGNPDKTLYGAIIPLGTIIVGSVAIAAYTADWSQEMDIDLESPFSLGNALGFGAIFLLVVVGGAVAKSQFGQAGFYLTALLSGLVSSAGVTASAVTLYSGGNLSQQTAVFGILLATASSILVKAALTISAPNRTFAYRIAVWSTVLLAGAGVTAIAAVV; from the coding sequence GTGTCCGGATTCGAAACCTTGGTCGCGTCGGCTACGTTGGACAGCGATGTCGTCCGTATCGCGCTCGCCGGAGCGCTCGGTCTCTTCCTCGGGTTGGAGCGCGAATGGTCCCAGAAGTCCGCCGGGATTCGGACGTTCACGCTCATCAGCCTCCTCGGCGCGGCGTTCACTATCATTAATAAAGACGTGTTGCTCGCGCTCGGCGGCCTGCTCGTCATCGTCCAAGGGATTCTGCTCGCGGTACAGGGATTGATGGACGACGACGAGGACACCGGCCTGTCGCTCACAACGTCGGTCTCGATGCTCGTTACGTTCGGCGTCGGCGTGCTGGTCGCGGAAGGCTACATCCTCGTCGGCGTCACCGTCGCCGTCGTCTCGTCGCTCCTGCTCGTGTTGAAGCGCGAACTCCACTCGTTCGCGTGGGGGATGTCACGCGAGGAACTCCGCTCCGCCGCGGAGTTCGCCATCCTCGCGTTCGTCATCTACCCGCTCCTCCCGCCCGGCGAAGTCGGGTTCGGCGGCGTCACGTTGAGCCCCCGTCTCATCTGGTTGATGGTCGTCACCGTCGCCGGTATCGGCATCGCGAACTACGCAGTCGTCGAGACGTACGGCGGTCGCGGGATCGCGGTCACCGGCTTTTTCGGCGGGTTGGCGTCCTCGACCGCGGTAGTCGGCACCATGCTCGACCACGTTCGCCAGCGACCCGAAGCGGCCACCTACGGCGTGGCCGCCATCCTCCTCGCCGACGCCGCGATGGCGCTCCGAAACCTCGTCATCGCGCTGGCGTTCACCCTGGGCAATCCCGACAAGACGCTTTACGGTGCCATCATCCCGCTCGGAACCATCATCGTCGGCAGCGTCGCCATCGCGGCCTACACGGCCGACTGGTCGCAGGAGATGGACATCGACTTGGAAAGCCCGTTCTCGCTCGGAAACGCGCTCGGGTTCGGCGCCATCTTCCTGCTCGTCGTGGTCGGCGGCGCGGTGGCGAAAAGCCAGTTCGGACAGGCCGGATTCTACCTCACCGCGCTCCTCTCCGGACTCGTGTCGAGCGCGGGCGTGACCGCCTCCGCGGTGACGCTCTACAGCGGCGGGAACCTGAGCCAGCAGACCGCCGTCTTCGGCATCCTGCTCGCAACCGCATCGAGCATCCTCGTCAAGGCGGCGCTGACCATCTCCGCACCGAACCGGACGTTCGCCTACCGAATCGCCGTCTGGAGTACGGTGCTGCTCGCCGGGGCGGGGGTCACTGCCATCGCCGCTGTCGTGTGA
- a CDS encoding aminotransferase class III-fold pyridoxal phosphate-dependent enzyme yields MDRETAEPQVRDMPGQKAREWADYHHQFAAPTTYVYDFVWDLTEDAEGPFCTDVDGNVLLDFTSHVAAAPLGYNNPKIMDKIDEFPLPDPTKIAGQDFYAAGGWPPEDPEFPGPTQLMERLVDVTSHYDMDTVFLSNSGAEAVENAIKISYNRGGHRAFNFDGAFHGRTLGALSLNRSKVAHRKGYPEIPGIVSVPYCSCEGQCECGWKTNGPGGNVIADKLDPGQGVIDPEEVSYIILEPVQGEGGYRVPNDEFIRDIAEIQDTYDINVIADEIQSGMGRTGEMWAVDHLDLEPDVITSAKALRVGATISRSDVFPEEKGRLSSTWGAGDVLSSLQGALTIDAIHEHNLLTNAEERGRQTRELIADAAPESVVDVRGRGLMLAVEFDTKDRREAVVDAALSRGLLTLGCGYKTLRLLPPLDVTEREIDLGVNILLDAIEDVA; encoded by the coding sequence ATGGACCGAGAAACGGCCGAGCCACAGGTTCGGGACATGCCGGGCCAAAAAGCACGAGAATGGGCAGACTACCATCACCAGTTCGCCGCCCCGACGACGTACGTCTACGATTTCGTCTGGGACCTGACCGAAGACGCCGAAGGACCGTTCTGCACCGACGTGGACGGCAACGTTCTCCTCGATTTTACCAGCCACGTCGCCGCCGCGCCGCTGGGGTACAACAACCCCAAAATCATGGACAAAATCGACGAGTTCCCGCTCCCCGACCCGACGAAAATCGCCGGACAGGACTTCTACGCCGCGGGCGGGTGGCCGCCGGAGGACCCCGAGTTCCCCGGCCCGACGCAACTGATGGAGCGACTCGTCGACGTGACGAGCCACTACGACATGGACACCGTGTTCCTGTCGAACTCCGGCGCGGAAGCCGTCGAGAACGCCATCAAAATCAGCTACAACCGCGGCGGCCACCGCGCGTTCAACTTCGACGGCGCGTTCCACGGGCGGACGCTCGGCGCGCTCTCGCTCAACCGCTCGAAAGTCGCCCACCGCAAGGGCTACCCCGAGATTCCGGGCATCGTGAGCGTTCCGTACTGCTCCTGTGAGGGGCAGTGTGAGTGTGGCTGGAAGACGAACGGACCGGGTGGCAACGTCATCGCCGACAAACTCGACCCCGGCCAAGGCGTCATCGACCCCGAAGAGGTCTCCTACATCATCCTCGAACCGGTACAGGGAGAGGGCGGCTATCGCGTCCCGAACGACGAGTTCATCCGCGACATCGCCGAGATTCAGGACACCTACGACATCAACGTCATCGCCGACGAGATTCAGTCCGGCATGGGTCGGACGGGCGAGATGTGGGCAGTGGACCACCTCGACCTCGAACCCGACGTCATCACCAGCGCGAAGGCGCTGCGCGTCGGCGCGACCATCTCGCGCTCGGACGTGTTCCCCGAGGAGAAGGGCCGACTCTCCTCCACGTGGGGTGCTGGCGACGTGCTCTCGTCGCTCCAAGGAGCGCTCACTATCGACGCGATTCACGAACACAACCTGCTCACCAACGCCGAGGAGCGCGGCCGACAAACGCGCGAACTCATCGCCGACGCCGCGCCGGAATCCGTGGTCGACGTGCGCGGCCGAGGCCTGATGCTCGCCGTCGAATTCGACACGAAGGACCGACGCGAAGCGGTCGTCGACGCCGCGCTCTCTCGCGGCCTCCTCACGCTCGGCTGTGGTTACAAGACGCTCCGTCTCCTCCCGCCGCTCGACGTGACCGAGCGCGAAATCGACCTCGGTGTCAACATCCTGCTCGACGCCATCGAGGACGTCGCGTAA
- a CDS encoding helix-turn-helix domain-containing protein — translation MSVMADLSISGEEFVLGTALHTHADVHVELERVVPSSQQVLPFFWAIGTDFETFERDVRGNPNVQSLVALDRIEGRVLYRAEWSEEVESFIHGIAAVGATILEATGDRVWRFRLRFHDHAALSEFHDYCVAHDIRYTLDRVATDIAVEREEFGLTQEQRETLVLAIEEGYFDVPRGVTLTELAAELGVTQQSVSERVRRGTGTVLEAALLEADGNR, via the coding sequence ATGAGCGTCATGGCAGACCTGTCGATTTCGGGTGAGGAGTTCGTTCTCGGAACCGCCCTGCATACTCACGCCGACGTTCACGTCGAACTGGAGCGCGTCGTCCCGTCTTCCCAACAGGTACTCCCGTTTTTCTGGGCTATCGGGACCGATTTCGAGACGTTCGAGCGAGACGTGCGTGGCAACCCGAACGTTCAATCGCTCGTGGCGTTGGACAGGATAGAGGGGCGCGTCCTCTACCGGGCCGAATGGAGCGAGGAAGTCGAGAGTTTCATCCACGGCATCGCGGCGGTCGGTGCGACCATCCTCGAAGCCACCGGCGACCGAGTCTGGCGGTTCCGACTTCGGTTCCACGACCACGCCGCGCTGTCGGAGTTCCACGACTACTGCGTGGCCCACGACATCCGTTACACGCTGGACCGGGTCGCGACGGATATCGCGGTCGAACGCGAAGAGTTCGGGCTGACGCAGGAGCAACGCGAGACGCTCGTGTTGGCCATAGAAGAGGGATACTTCGACGTCCCCCGCGGCGTGACGCTGACCGAACTCGCCGCGGAACTCGGGGTCACACAGCAGTCGGTCTCGGAACGCGTTCGGCGCGGAACCGGAACCGTACTCGAAGCGGCGCTCCTCGAAGCGGACGGGAATCGATAA
- a CDS encoding DUF7344 domain-containing protein, which produces MVEAPNDRRRTEATASVNRSTTVSDTVESLGLGVLLHIPPEIHDVLAAEPRQEIVAYLYRIEREVAIAELADYLAAADSEFDRQRVKTNLYHTHLPKLDTAEFIRWNRESGMVRLVR; this is translated from the coding sequence ATGGTGGAAGCGCCAAACGACCGACGACGGACCGAGGCCACAGCGTCAGTAAATCGTTCGACGACCGTCAGCGATACGGTGGAGTCTCTCGGGCTTGGAGTTCTCCTTCACATCCCACCGGAGATACACGACGTGTTGGCGGCCGAACCGCGACAGGAAATCGTCGCGTACCTGTACCGAATCGAACGGGAGGTGGCCATCGCGGAACTGGCCGACTACCTCGCCGCGGCCGATAGCGAGTTCGACCGTCAGCGCGTGAAAACGAACCTCTATCACACGCACCTCCCGAAACTCGACACGGCCGAATTTATCCGGTGGAACCGTGAGAGCGGGATGGTGCGGCTCGTCCGTTAG
- a CDS encoding HhH-GPD family protein, which translates to MTDTAWSIPDIDAVRDALVSWYESDHRTFPWRETDDPYAILVSEVMSQQTQLGRVVTAWEAFLDRWPTAADLADADRSAVVGFWTTHSLGYNNRAKYLHEAANQVVSEYDGAFPETPDELQNLQGVGPYTANAVASFAFNDGDAVVDTNVKRVLYRAFDVPDDDAAFEEAASELMPDGESRVWNNAVMELGGVACEKTPSCDTAGCPWREWCHAYETGDFTAPDVPTQPKFEGSRRQMRGRVVSILKEYDELPLSKLGPRVRIDYGGDYGEEWLRELCSDLADDGLVEVEEQDEWVARLRR; encoded by the coding sequence ATGACCGACACGGCGTGGTCGATTCCCGACATCGACGCGGTGCGCGACGCCCTCGTTTCGTGGTACGAGTCCGACCATCGGACGTTCCCGTGGCGCGAGACGGACGACCCCTACGCCATCCTCGTCTCCGAGGTGATGAGCCAACAGACGCAACTCGGCCGCGTGGTCACGGCGTGGGAGGCGTTCCTCGACCGCTGGCCGACCGCCGCCGACCTCGCGGACGCGGACCGCTCCGCTGTCGTGGGATTCTGGACGACCCACAGTTTGGGCTACAACAACCGCGCGAAGTATCTCCACGAGGCGGCGAACCAAGTCGTCTCCGAGTACGACGGCGCGTTCCCCGAGACGCCGGACGAACTCCAGAACTTGCAGGGCGTCGGACCGTATACCGCCAACGCCGTCGCCTCGTTCGCGTTCAACGACGGGGACGCCGTGGTCGATACCAACGTCAAGCGCGTCCTCTATCGGGCGTTCGACGTACCGGACGACGATGCCGCCTTCGAGGAGGCCGCGAGCGAACTCATGCCCGACGGGGAATCGCGCGTCTGGAACAACGCCGTCATGGAACTCGGCGGGGTGGCGTGCGAGAAGACGCCCTCCTGTGACACCGCGGGCTGCCCGTGGCGCGAGTGGTGTCACGCCTACGAGACGGGCGACTTTACCGCCCCGGACGTCCCCACGCAACCCAAATTCGAAGGCTCGCGGCGACAGATGCGCGGCCGCGTCGTCTCGATTCTGAAGGAGTACGACGAACTCCCGCTCTCGAAACTCGGCCCCCGCGTCCGCATCGATTACGGCGGCGACTACGGCGAGGAGTGGCTCCGTGAGTTGTGTTCGGATTTGGCAGACGACGGGTTGGTTGAGGTGGAGGAGCAAGACGAGTGGGTCGCGCGACTCAGACGGTAG
- a CDS encoding NADPH-dependent FMN reductase, with protein sequence MTNQPRVVAICGSLNEKSTTRVALQNALVGVESEGGTGELLDLREFDLPLFDPSNRDAGDAAELKRRVREADAVILGTPVYHGSYSSPLKTALDYCGFDEFEGKTVGLLAVAGGRFPITAMDHLRSVCRALDAWVLPYEAAIPRSHSAVVNGAFTDAELESRVVALGRQIVLYANIEPCPESFESGENIGAVD encoded by the coding sequence ATGACGAACCAACCTCGGGTCGTGGCCATCTGCGGCAGTCTCAACGAGAAGAGCACCACCCGGGTCGCGCTGCAAAACGCGCTCGTCGGGGTGGAATCGGAGGGCGGGACCGGCGAACTGCTCGACTTGCGCGAGTTCGACCTGCCGCTGTTCGACCCCTCGAACCGGGACGCTGGCGACGCCGCGGAACTGAAACGTCGCGTGCGCGAGGCGGACGCGGTCATCCTCGGGACGCCGGTGTACCACGGGTCGTACTCCTCGCCGCTGAAGACCGCGCTCGATTACTGCGGGTTCGACGAGTTCGAGGGGAAAACGGTCGGCTTGCTCGCGGTGGCTGGCGGACGATTTCCCATCACGGCGATGGACCACCTCCGGTCGGTCTGTCGGGCGCTGGACGCGTGGGTGCTCCCCTACGAGGCCGCGATACCGCGCTCGCACAGCGCGGTGGTGAACGGCGCGTTCACCGACGCGGAGTTGGAAAGCCGGGTCGTCGCGCTCGGGCGACAGATCGTCCTGTACGCGAACATCGAACCCTGCCCGGAGAGTTTCGAGAGCGGGGAAAATATCGGCGCGGTCGATTGA
- a CDS encoding thymidine kinase, giving the protein MHKITNSGWVEVITGCMFSGKTEELLRRLRRAEIAGQEVAVFKPALDDRYGEDTVGSHDGSSWEATVVEPDDDGVWSIPDGLNGEQVVAIDEANFFSEELVSVCEFLAEDGRRVVVSGTDQTFRGEPFDPVPQLIALAEYVEKLQAICATCGEPATRNQRLIDGEPAHVDDPTILVGAQESYEARCRNCHTLRSE; this is encoded by the coding sequence ATGCACAAAATCACGAACAGCGGGTGGGTCGAGGTCATCACCGGCTGTATGTTCTCCGGGAAGACGGAGGAGCTACTTCGGCGGCTTCGTCGCGCCGAAATCGCGGGGCAAGAGGTGGCGGTGTTCAAGCCCGCGCTGGACGACCGCTACGGCGAGGATACCGTCGGCTCGCACGACGGCAGTTCGTGGGAAGCGACCGTCGTCGAACCGGACGACGACGGCGTGTGGTCGATTCCCGACGGGTTGAACGGCGAACAGGTCGTCGCCATCGACGAGGCCAACTTCTTCTCCGAGGAACTCGTCTCGGTCTGTGAATTTCTCGCGGAGGACGGGCGACGCGTCGTCGTCAGCGGGACCGACCAGACGTTCCGCGGCGAACCGTTCGACCCGGTTCCGCAACTCATCGCGCTGGCGGAGTACGTCGAGAAACTACAGGCAATCTGTGCGACGTGCGGCGAACCCGCGACGCGAAATCAGCGTCTCATCGACGGCGAACCGGCGCACGTGGACGACCCGACGATTCTGGTCGGGGCACAGGAGTCCTACGAAGCGCGGTGTCGGAACTGTCATACCCTTCGGAGCGAGTAG
- a CDS encoding YIP1 family protein, producing the protein MTQWVENPTGGRDRGPQAIVRAWIEVLVRPRRFFRTGVAPGDQAPGMVFGVLVTLIEVATRMATGDLTVGTIAGGPLLTKLLALALVGLFIAPAVLHLTAALQTVILMLLVPERGGISETVQVLGYAVAPCLLAGLPIPELRAACTVYGAVLLVIGMREVHNTSYLRAAVVGALPAAVVFGYGFGGFRALVVAVPGLASAVPW; encoded by the coding sequence GTGACGCAGTGGGTCGAAAATCCGACCGGTGGACGCGACCGCGGACCGCAGGCTATCGTCCGCGCGTGGATAGAGGTTCTCGTGCGGCCGCGCCGCTTTTTCCGAACCGGCGTCGCGCCGGGCGACCAAGCCCCGGGAATGGTGTTCGGCGTCCTCGTAACGCTGATAGAGGTCGCAACGCGGATGGCGACCGGCGACTTGACAGTCGGCACCATCGCGGGAGGACCGCTCCTCACGAAACTCCTCGCGCTGGCGTTGGTCGGATTGTTCATCGCGCCCGCCGTCCTCCACCTGACGGCGGCGTTACAGACGGTCATCCTGATGCTGCTCGTTCCCGAACGCGGCGGCATCAGTGAGACGGTACAGGTCCTCGGGTACGCGGTCGCACCCTGCCTGTTGGCCGGACTTCCCATCCCGGAGCTACGTGCAGCCTGTACGGTCTACGGGGCCGTCCTGCTCGTCATCGGGATGCGCGAAGTTCACAACACGTCCTACCTCCGCGCAGCGGTCGTGGGCGCGCTCCCGGCCGCAGTCGTGTTCGGCTACGGTTTCGGCGGGTTCCGCGCCCTCGTGGTCGCGGTTCCCGGATTGGCGAGCGCCGTCCCGTGGTAA
- a CDS encoding DHH family phosphoesterase, producing MGNCVICGTPADGPICSSHEQDVLFEFEGSSPEQLTSGRFYKGTVDGFADFGVFIDIGNHVTGLLHKSELDRRLESLDWDQGDTVYVEVIGVRDNGNVDLSWSIRQSEREFRGKLIQDGTDVHLPNEDAGDDAERTEDSSAADESDSESKSESKSESNAEPKSEPTPERSSDPSATTDGSGNAVGSATVSSQMEVPERVAIETLGDRVGDRVRIEGEIVSTSQTSGPTVFELRDETAVVDCAAFKEAGVRAYPEVDTGDIARLTGEVELRNNELQVETEQLDALTEDEKATVEGRLAKALEDEARPADVEPLADDAAVEAIHEDIRDAASTIRRAVIESRPVIVRHNASAEGYVAGAAIERAVLPLVRDEHARSDAQYHYFDRRPLEDGFYDMQDATKDATMMLDNRERHDEKLPLFVLVDAGSTVESSDGLSLLDIYGAPHVVIDTHYPDDDVAETADSVVNPYLGESGDSVTAGVLGANVAAYVNDEVRDDVSHLPAVSYWEDTPSEYVELATDAGYDEAHVTALREAVALEAYYQSYEDKRELITDLLFEHAKRDLAEHVSEQFRKKLENELDTAEPNLTVRGANGVTFTVLDTDAYTHRFDFPSSSVLLDALHRRDMTGQPGSQNVTLGLADDEVHIRSDGAINVRDIADSVRDRAPEAGIVPVGTRDGKFEFLRGERDEALDAVIEAVSAELN from the coding sequence ATGGGTAACTGCGTCATTTGCGGGACGCCTGCTGACGGCCCGATTTGTTCGAGCCACGAGCAGGACGTTCTCTTTGAATTCGAAGGTAGCAGCCCGGAACAGCTCACCTCGGGACGATTTTACAAAGGTACCGTAGACGGCTTCGCCGATTTCGGCGTCTTCATCGACATCGGAAACCACGTAACCGGATTGCTTCACAAGAGCGAGCTCGACCGCAGACTGGAGAGTCTGGATTGGGACCAAGGCGACACCGTGTACGTGGAGGTCATCGGCGTGCGCGACAACGGCAACGTCGACCTCAGCTGGTCGATCCGCCAATCGGAACGCGAGTTCCGCGGCAAACTCATCCAAGACGGGACCGACGTTCACCTCCCGAACGAGGACGCGGGCGACGACGCGGAGCGAACCGAAGACTCGTCCGCCGCTGACGAATCCGACTCCGAGTCGAAATCCGAGTCGAAATCCGAATCGAACGCCGAACCGAAATCCGAACCCACGCCCGAACGCTCGTCGGACCCGTCGGCGACGACCGACGGCTCCGGGAACGCGGTCGGAAGCGCCACGGTGTCCTCCCAGATGGAGGTTCCCGAACGCGTCGCCATCGAAACGCTGGGCGACCGCGTTGGCGACCGCGTTCGAATCGAAGGCGAAATCGTCAGCACGAGCCAGACGAGCGGCCCGACGGTGTTCGAACTCCGCGACGAGACCGCCGTCGTCGACTGTGCCGCCTTCAAGGAGGCTGGCGTTCGCGCCTACCCCGAAGTCGATACGGGCGACATCGCCCGACTGACCGGCGAGGTCGAACTCCGGAACAACGAACTCCAAGTCGAGACGGAACAGCTCGACGCGCTCACCGAGGACGAGAAAGCCACCGTCGAAGGCCGACTGGCGAAGGCGCTCGAAGACGAAGCCCGCCCGGCCGACGTCGAACCGCTCGCCGACGACGCCGCGGTCGAGGCGATTCACGAGGACATCCGCGACGCCGCAAGTACGATTCGCCGCGCGGTCATCGAGTCCCGCCCCGTCATCGTCCGGCACAACGCGAGTGCGGAAGGCTACGTCGCCGGTGCGGCCATCGAACGCGCCGTCCTCCCGCTCGTGCGCGACGAACACGCACGAAGCGACGCCCAGTACCACTACTTCGACCGCCGACCGCTCGAAGACGGGTTCTACGACATGCAGGACGCGACGAAGGACGCGACCATGATGCTCGACAACCGCGAGCGCCACGACGAGAAACTCCCCCTCTTCGTCCTCGTGGACGCCGGAAGCACCGTCGAATCGAGCGACGGACTCTCGCTCCTCGACATCTACGGCGCGCCCCACGTCGTCATCGACACACACTACCCGGACGACGACGTCGCCGAAACCGCGGATAGCGTCGTCAATCCGTACCTCGGTGAGTCGGGCGACAGCGTAACGGCGGGCGTCCTCGGTGCGAACGTCGCGGCCTACGTCAACGACGAGGTGCGCGACGACGTGTCCCACCTCCCGGCGGTCAGCTACTGGGAGGACACCCCGAGCGAGTACGTCGAACTCGCGACGGACGCGGGCTACGACGAGGCCCACGTCACCGCGCTCCGCGAGGCGGTCGCGCTGGAAGCCTACTACCAGTCCTACGAGGACAAACGCGAACTCATCACCGACCTCCTCTTCGAGCACGCGAAGCGCGACCTCGCCGAACACGTCAGCGAGCAGTTCCGCAAGAAGCTCGAAAACGAACTCGACACCGCGGAGCCGAACCTCACGGTCCGCGGCGCGAACGGCGTCACCTTCACCGTCCTCGACACGGACGCCTACACCCACCGCTTCGACTTCCCGTCGTCGTCGGTCCTCCTCGACGCGCTCCACCGCCGCGACATGACCGGCCAGCCCGGCAGCCAGAACGTCACCCTCGGACTGGCGGACGACGAAGTTCACATCCGAAGCGACGGTGCCATCAACGTCCGCGACATCGCGGATTCGGTGCGCGACCGCGCGCCGGAAGCCGGAATCGTCCCCGTCGGCACCCGCGACGGCAAGTTCGAATTCCTCCGCGGCGAGCGCGATGAGGCGCTCGATGCGGTCATCGAAGCCGTCAGTGCAGAGCTGAACTAA